From [Clostridium] symbiosum, a single genomic window includes:
- a CDS encoding Nif3-like dinuclear metal center hexameric protein → MKCRELIKKLEALAPPSMACEWDNPGLLAGRSGKEVKTVYLALDATDSVIEDAVHCGADMLITHHPLIFRPLKKVNDEDFISRRILKLIQNDISYYAMHTNFDAAPGCMADLAGARLGLTDTEVLEVMGKTDDGKDYGIGICGKLPHAMTLREAGEAVKKAYGIPFVTIFGDVEDGGPAVRTAAVCPGSGGSTLNEALRWGADVYITGDIGHHEGIDAVANGMAVIDAGHYGIEHIFTGFMEKFLGENLEEKLHVIKERDVFPNHVI, encoded by the coding sequence ATGAAATGCAGGGAACTGATTAAAAAACTGGAAGCGCTTGCCCCGCCGTCCATGGCGTGTGAGTGGGATAACCCGGGGCTTCTGGCGGGCAGAAGCGGCAAAGAGGTGAAAACGGTATATCTGGCTCTGGATGCCACGGACTCCGTCATAGAGGACGCGGTGCACTGCGGAGCCGACATGCTCATCACCCATCATCCACTGATATTCAGACCGTTAAAAAAAGTGAATGACGAAGACTTTATCAGCAGGCGGATACTGAAACTGATACAGAACGACATTTCTTATTATGCAATGCACACAAATTTCGACGCGGCTCCCGGATGTATGGCTGATTTGGCGGGCGCCCGCCTGGGCCTTACGGATACGGAGGTTCTGGAGGTTATGGGAAAGACGGATGATGGTAAGGATTATGGAATCGGCATCTGCGGAAAACTTCCGCATGCCATGACGCTCAGGGAGGCGGGAGAGGCGGTTAAAAAAGCCTATGGAATCCCTTTTGTCACCATATTCGGCGACGTGGAAGACGGCGGTCCTGCCGTCAGGACGGCGGCTGTATGTCCCGGCTCCGGGGGAAGCACATTAAACGAAGCGCTCAGATGGGGAGCTGACGTGTATATTACCGGGGATATCGGCCACCATGAGGGAATTGACGCTGTGGCGAACGGCATGGCGGTGATTGACGCCGGACACTACGGGATTGAGCATATTTTCACCGGATTTATGGAGAAATTCCTGGGGGAAAACCTGGAAGAGAAACTTCACGTTATAAAAGAGCGGGATGTATTTCCGAACCATGTGATATAA
- a CDS encoding class I SAM-dependent methyltransferase → MKLSHRLMTIASFVRKGSKIADIGTDHGYIPIYLVKEGISPSALAMDVRKGPLERAENHILEYGLADKIKVRLSDGLLKLKPGEADTIVIAGMGGELIVRILEAGRHVWESTERLILSPQSEIGSVRHYLEENGFTILRETMVKDEGKYYTVIEAGHGAMHYGRECFYEYGKCLIQEDNEVFREFLEKERRSVDELIAALSGNHSDSAARRLGELLTRRDMIKEAQDEMQGTD, encoded by the coding sequence ATGAAACTATCACACCGTTTAATGACGATTGCTTCCTTTGTCCGCAAGGGAAGCAAAATTGCTGATATAGGAACTGATCACGGATACATACCGATTTATCTGGTAAAGGAAGGAATTTCCCCCTCCGCGCTGGCCATGGATGTGCGGAAAGGGCCGTTGGAGCGTGCTGAGAACCATATCCTCGAATACGGACTCGCCGATAAGATAAAGGTGAGGCTCAGCGACGGCCTCCTGAAGCTCAAACCGGGCGAGGCCGACACCATTGTTATCGCAGGAATGGGCGGGGAACTGATCGTGCGCATCCTGGAAGCGGGAAGGCACGTGTGGGAGAGCACGGAACGCCTGATTCTGTCACCCCAGTCGGAAATCGGAAGCGTAAGGCATTATCTGGAGGAGAACGGTTTCACCATTCTGCGGGAAACCATGGTAAAGGATGAGGGCAAATATTACACGGTCATCGAGGCAGGACACGGCGCCATGCATTATGGCCGGGAATGCTTTTATGAGTATGGAAAATGCCTGATTCAGGAAGATAACGAAGTATTCCGGGAGTTTCTGGAGAAGGAGAGACGCTCGGTGGATGAATTGATTGCGGCACTGTCCGGGAATCACTCCGACAGCGCCGCAAGACGCCTCGGGGAGCTTTTAACGAGGCGGGACATGATAAAGGAGGCACAGGATGAAATGCAGGGAACTGATTAA
- the rpoD gene encoding RNA polymerase sigma factor RpoD, with the protein MEEKTVTFEEKLIKLLELAKSKKNVLDNKEILDFFHGEILSPDQLDQMYDFLENNKVDVLQFDEDIDIDPDLFIEEELNEEEEIDVENIDLSVPDGINIEDPVRMYLKEIGKVPLLSPDEEIELAKQMEMGNEYAKKRLAEANLRLVVSIAKRYVGRGMQFLDLIQEGNLGLIKAVEKYDYSKGFKFSTYATWWIRQAITRSIADQARTIRIPVHMVETINRLIRTSRQLLQELGREPFPEEVAERMEIPVERVREIMKISQDPVSLETPIGEEEDSHLGDFIQDDHVQVPLDAATFTLLHEQLMEVLDTLTDREQKVLRLRFGLDDGRPRTLEEVGKEFNVTRERIRQIEAKALRKLRHPSRSKKLKDYLD; encoded by the coding sequence ATGGAAGAAAAGACAGTGACATTTGAAGAGAAGCTTATAAAGCTTCTAGAACTGGCGAAAAGTAAGAAGAATGTATTGGACAACAAAGAAATTCTTGACTTTTTCCATGGTGAAATATTGAGCCCGGATCAGTTGGATCAGATGTATGATTTTCTCGAGAATAACAAGGTCGATGTGCTGCAGTTCGACGAGGATATCGATATTGACCCGGATCTCTTCATCGAGGAGGAATTAAACGAAGAGGAAGAGATCGATGTTGAGAATATAGATTTAAGCGTACCGGATGGAATCAATATAGAAGATCCCGTCAGGATGTACCTGAAGGAAATTGGAAAAGTCCCGCTTTTATCGCCGGATGAAGAGATTGAGCTGGCAAAACAGATGGAGATGGGCAATGAATACGCCAAAAAACGGCTGGCCGAGGCCAACCTGCGTCTGGTGGTAAGTATCGCAAAGCGCTATGTGGGCCGCGGGATGCAGTTTCTGGACCTTATTCAGGAGGGCAACCTGGGACTGATCAAGGCCGTGGAGAAATACGACTATTCCAAAGGTTTTAAGTTCAGTACCTATGCGACCTGGTGGATCCGCCAGGCCATCACGCGTTCCATCGCTGATCAGGCGAGGACGATCCGGATTCCGGTGCACATGGTTGAGACGATTAACCGCCTGATCCGTACCTCCAGACAGCTTCTTCAGGAGCTTGGCCGCGAGCCCTTTCCTGAGGAAGTGGCGGAGCGCATGGAGATACCGGTGGAGCGTGTCAGGGAGATTATGAAGATTTCCCAGGATCCCGTATCGCTTGAGACGCCTATCGGTGAGGAGGAAGACAGCCACCTCGGCGATTTTATCCAGGATGACCATGTACAGGTTCCTCTGGATGCGGCCACCTTTACCCTGCTCCATGAGCAGCTGATGGAGGTGCTCGACACGCTGACGGACAGAGAGCAGAAGGTTCTCCGCCTGCGGTTCGGCCTGGACGACGGAAGGCCCAGGACACTGGAGGAAGTGGGCAAAGAATTTAACGTAACCAGGGAGCGCATCCGCCAGATCGAGGCGAAGGCCCTGAGAAAACTGAGGCATCCAAGCCGCAGCAAAAAACTGAAAGATTATCTGGATTAA